In Streptosporangium lutulentum, the genomic window TGCGGGACGAGCAGTTGATGCGTGAGCAGTTCGCTCGCGTGCACATTTGCCGTCGCTTCGTGCTGGAGCCCTGAGCCACACTCCTTACCCAGCCCGTGGTCGGTCCTGCCGACCACGGGGCTTTGGAGTTCGCCGAATATCAGGACGGTCCTGGCGAGCTCTGCACGTTTACCCGTACTCACCTCTGCACACGAAGGTGTACGCCGACACCGGGTGCTGGATGCCGCTACCGGAACGGGTTTCGCCGCCAAGGCTGCCGCGCGTGTGGTCGGGGCGAGGGGGCAGGTGATCGGGGCAGACATCTCGCAGGGCATGTTGGCGCAGGCCGAACGGCTCAGCGCCGATCTGGGCAATGTCACCTACGTGCGGGCCGATGCCAGCCGGCTCGATGACTTCGACGGCGGGTCGTTCGATGCGGTGATCTGCTCGGCGGGAATGTTGTATCTGCCGCTGGAGGAGACGCTGTCGGCGTGGCATCGGGTGCTGAAGCCGGACGGGCTGGTCGGCTTCTCGGCCATGTGGGAAGGCTTTCCCCTCCTGGCGCGGCTCTTTCGCGACTGCGCCACCGAGTTCGGCCTGGACCTGGCCGATCCGATGACGGCCCTCGGCAATGAACGGCGCTGCGAGGATGCGCTGGTCCGCGCCGGTTTCACCTGCACGCGCACGGTCGCCGAGGTTGTCATGCTGCCCGGCTCGGATGCGGGGCAGGTCTGGCGTCTCAACAGCGGCAGCCCGCACTATCCGGAGATCCGGGCACTCGGCCCGGGCGATCTGTCCGCGCTGGAGACGCGCTTCACCTCCGAAGTCCGGCGACTCATGGCCGAAGACGAGGCCACGACGTTGCGGGCGCCGGTCATCTATGCCTTTGGTCGGAAATGTTGAACCTGCGAACCGGCCGACACACGCCGGAGCCCGCTGATCTATCGCCCCATCTCACCGAAATTGAAAGGTCGCTCCGAACAAACCGAGACCACCGGTTCGACCCTGCTTTTCACCCCCAGCTCGCCGTCGCGATCGGTGGAAGCCTTCACCCGGACCGGACAGTCGATGCCGTCGGTCTTCTTCCCTCACTGTTCCCTGGCCTCGCCCCTTGCGGCCTGTCCGGCTGGCGCGCGGCCGACTGTCCAGTCCGTCGACCGAGCGTCAGCGAGGGAGCGGACTTGACCGGCGGCAAGCGTCGGCCGGACAGGCCGTGGGCGAGCTGGCTCTGCGGCGACGGACCCCGGGCCGCGAGGTGTGCAACCCGAGGTCCTTTACTACGTAGATTTACGGGAGGTGCGGAGGAAACCGCGCTCAGTCGGAGGAGAAGGGGAGCATCGGCCCGGCCGACCCGCTGGCGCGGCCGGTGGCGAGAGCGTCGAGCAGCAGGTCAAGGACACGGGTGGGCGGCGGGTAGCCGTCGGCTTGGGCGATGAGATGGTCGCGGAGCCGGTGTTTGCGGGCCGCGGCGGTGCGCGCGGCGCGATAGGTGGAGTCGGCGGCGATCTGCTGTGCCAGCTCGGGGATGCGCTGTTCGACGCTGGCATAGTGGTGCTGTTCGGCGGTCATCGCCCGGTCCATCGCCTGCCGGATCGCATCGTAGGTGAGGAAGGTGGGGAGTTCGTCGAAGGGGCCCTGATCGCACTCGGGGGAGGCGAGATAAATCCGCGCCACCCGCCGACGATTGCTCTCGGTGCCGGCGGCGCGAAACTCCGCCCTCGCCAGCAGTTCCTGGGTCAGCCGCTCGACGATGGCCGCCCTTTCCGCCTCGGGTAGTTGCGGCTCGGGGTCGTCTTCGTCCTCAGCCGGCACGACGGCGGCCACTTCGGTGCGCAGCTGCTCATACCATGGCGCGTCGGCGACCCAGCGGTGCACGACGCCCTGGTACATGAACGCCACCTCCAGGCTGATCGGCCAGCCATTGAACCGGGCCGCGCTCTTGCGCAGCTTGGTGATCTGGGCGCGTAGCGCCGGATCGAGCTCCTCGCCCAGGAGGTCGTCCTCGGCCAGTTCGACGACGTCGGCGATGTCGAACGGTGAGGGTTCGATGTAGGCGAGCTTTTGCCCCGCGGCCACGACCAGGTCGAGTAACTCCTCCAGGTCCATGTCCTCGGGCTCGAGGTAGACCTCGGCGCCTTGTCGTGCGATCGGCACGACTGGCACCATCCGCACTCCCCGATCACCTGCCAGGTCAACGGCTCGCTGAGCGAGCGGCGACAGCTCATCCTCGGCGGTCTTCAGCTTCACATGCCCCTCCTGTCCTGCGGATCTGTCACATCGGAGGGAAGGTAGCGAACGCCACTGACAATTCGCGGTCATCTGTTTACTGAGTGCCACAGTTCGTTTGAGCAGAGTTCCTTGAAGCCGGCGACACGGACCCGATAGGTACACGCGTACGCAGGTACGCGCGTACCTGCGCGCGTACCTACGCGGAGGGTAGGGCCCGGCCAGGTTCCGTCGTCCACCGCGGCGGAGGCCTCGGCGCGACGTATCCCGGCCAGGGCGACAGCCTGGCCAGTGGTCGGCGGCGACGGCCTGGTGGCCGCGGGCGGTGCCGCTGATCGTGGTGGCCAGAGCTGCCGACGCGGGGGCCAGCTTCGTTGACGGCGCTCTCCCACTCGGTGACCGGTCGCCAGCGACGCCCGGGTCGGTCTCGGCGAGACAGCGCCCGGCGTCGACCAGCTCCGGCACCCAGGGCGGCCAGGCGCTCGATGTCGGCCGATAGGCGCGAGCGCTGCCATGCGCTCTGGGCCTGCGCGGTCTCAGCTCGGCGCCGGTCTCGGTGGGCGGCCTGCCGGCAGGGCGTCCCGCAGTAGCGGGCCGGTCGGCCGGTGCGGGCCGGGGCGATCGACGCTGAGCACGCCAGGCAGGCCGGGCCCAGGACGGTCTCGCTCATCGCGCATTCCCAGGGTTACGCCGGGCGAAGACCCGCGCCGCAGTGAGCGACGAAACCGGGGTCGAGGAACAGCGGGGCTGCGGCCGCCGCCGCGCTACTGGCCCAGCTCACCTCTTCCTGACCCCTTCTCAGGCATCGTCGTCGAGCTCGCGACGCAGCTGCTCGCGTTCGTCGTCGGTGATGCCGGTCAGCCACTCCCAGCGGGTCACCCGGCGCAGTTTGCCGCGGGCCAGGTCGTGGGCCAGCACGATCCGCGAGGCCCGCCCCATATCCTCCTCGCGCACCACATACGCCTCGCGCGTCTCCCATGGGACGTCGGCCCAGGAGGCTTCCTGCGCGATCGCCACTGCGGCCCGGTAGGCCGGGGAGCCGTGCTCGCGGGGGCGTTCGTTCATCGGCTCCCAGCACGAGGCGCAGCGCACGAACGCGACCTGCTCTGAGGCGGTGACGTCGGTGTCGGCGACCACCGCCTGCACCCCGGCCGCTGGGTCGGCGGTGTTGACCAGGGCGATGACGACCGGGCCGGTGAAGACCACGTGCATGAACGAGGAGCGGCACAGCGGGCACACCGCGACGCGCGAGCCGATCGGGAGTCGCTCGCCCAGCGCCGTCTCCTGAGCGCGGCGCTCGCGTTCGGCGTCTCGGGCGGCCAGGTGGACCTGCCAGACCACCACCGCCTGGATCGGCAACAAGGCCGCGGCGTTGCGGTAGGGGCCGCGCCGCCGCAGCACCACCGGCTGCCCGGTGCCGGCGCGCTCGACCAGGTCGGCCAGCCGCGCTCGCGCCTCCCGGATTCCGATCTCCTCAACCTCACCCGCCGCGCTCGCCGCGCCCCTCTTGTCCGCCTCGTCCACGCCACGCATTGTGGCCGCACACCAGGCGCCCGCGCGAGAGAACACGATCCCTCCTCCGCGACCCGACCGCCGGGGCTCGGTCGACGGCAGTGGGATTTGTGTACACAACCCTCCGACCGATCAAGATCTTTAACGTTAAAGCCGGGTGCTTTACGTCGTAGATCAAGAATAGGAGGTCGCCGAACTGTCACCGTGAGGGGCCGTTTCTGGCGCCGCCCGTCGGCTCCACCTGGGCCAGCACCCCTGGCCATCCCATCAAACCCTGCCTTCACAGTTTTGTTTCACTGAAACTCGTAAGTATTTTATTGATTTAAAAAGTTAAAACTATTTGATCTCTGGTCCGTGGTCGCTGGGATTCGAGCTCTCAAAGAGCCCCTGAGGGCCTTGCAAGGGTTGGGGCGGGGAAGAGGTGAGGCTCGGGCTGTTCGTTCGGGTCGCTGGAGGTTGCGCCGCGGTGATCGGTGTGGCCGCGTCGCTCGTCACGCCGCGGTGGATGCGGCGGCCGCGGCCGCCGCATCGCGTTGGGCGCGCAGGTGGGCTCGGGCGGCCTGGTGGTCGCCGCGGCCGGTGTGGTCGCGGGGGTAGGGGAGCCGGTTGATCTGGTCGGGGGCGCCGACGAGGATGAGGTGGCCTTGGCCGGGGACGGCTCGTCGGCGGCTGCGTTGTTTGACGGGGGTGTGCATCCATTCCAGTTCGGCCAGCCACCAGGCGTAGGCGTCGCGTTCGATGGAGTAGGTGCGGTGGCGTCGCTCGCGCACGCCGGCGGCGCCGATGCGTTCGGCGACGCTGGTCAGCGTGGTGGAGGTGCGTCGCCACCTGCGCCGGGCCGGCCGGGTGAGTAGGCGGTGGCCGGTGAGGGTTCGCAGGTGGCGGGCGATAGTCTGCGGGCTGTATCCGGTGGCCTCCACCAGGTCCTCTACTTTGTAAAGCCCCTCGGTTTGAGGGGTTCCCGCGCTCAGCGCCGCCATCGTGGTCGCCACATGACGTCCCAACCCCGGTTGATCATGGCGGGGGTGGGTGAACAGGTCATGAGAGACGATCTCCAACCGTGCACGAAGCTCCGCCCGTAGCCGCTCACGCTCCGCCAGCACCGACGAAACCGGAGGTCGGAGGTCTGCCCGGGGGGGAGGGAAAGCTTGTGTCCCACCCCCCCCGAGAGACTCTTCATCTTCTTCGGTCACACCCGTCACAGGCCGCTGCGCGCCCTCGATCGGGCCGGAGATCGCCGCGGGGGCCTGGGGGAGGACCCGGTAGCGGCTGGCGCGCTGGCCCGTCCCCTTCTCTGTCATCTGCAGCCAGCCGTCCAGGGCCAGCCGTCCCAGGGCGCGACCGGCGGTGCCGGTGCCTATCCCGGTGGCCAGCGCCAGGCGTCGACAGTCGAGTTCGATCTCCGCACTGACCGCGTCCAGTGTCAGCACCAGCAGGTACTCCAGGGCTTTACGGT contains:
- a CDS encoding class I SAM-dependent methyltransferase, whose protein sequence is MLDAATGTGFAAKAAARVVGARGQVIGADISQGMLAQAERLSADLGNVTYVRADASRLDDFDGGSFDAVICSAGMLYLPLEETLSAWHRVLKPDGLVGFSAMWEGFPLLARLFRDCATEFGLDLADPMTALGNERRCEDALVRAGFTCTRTVAEVVMLPGSDAGQVWRLNSGSPHYPEIRALGPGDLSALETRFTSEVRRLMAEDEATTLRAPVIYAFGRKC
- a CDS encoding type II toxin-antitoxin system prevent-host-death family antitoxin, whose product is MDEADKRGAASAAGEVEEIGIREARARLADLVERAGTGQPVVLRRRGPYRNAAALLPIQAVVVWQVHLAARDAERERRAQETALGERLPIGSRVAVCPLCRSSFMHVVFTGPVVIALVNTADPAAGVQAVVADTDVTASEQVAFVRCASCWEPMNERPREHGSPAYRAAVAIAQEASWADVPWETREAYVVREEDMGRASRIVLAHDLARGKLRRVTRWEWLTGITDDEREQLRRELDDDA